The following are from one region of the Patescibacteria group bacterium genome:
- a CDS encoding valine--tRNA ligase: MANEAYNPLGVEELIYKRWEASGYFNPDNLLGKRTKSFSIAMPPSNVTGELHLGHAEGFTIQDALTRFHRMLGERALWLPGTDHAGISTQIMVERLLQKEGISRHEIGREKFLKHVWRWKQKYGTRITDQTRKIGASCDWSREHFTMDPALTQAVQKAFIQLFNEKLIYRGERLINWCSRCQTALSDLEVKHVQEAGHLYYITYGPFTVATTRPETKVGDTALAVNPSDKRYKKYIGKHVTFTTESGDKTLPVIGDKLVDPKFGTGVVKVTPAHDPADWEMGERHKLPIVQVIGEDNRMTTHAGHYALLLISEARDRIVADLQAKGLLQKVEPYTSNVPHCDRCGSVVQPLVSKQWFLKMQSLAKPAIAAVRNGKITILPKRFEKVYFHWMTNIRDWCISRQLWWGHQIPVWYCRTEQGQPNTCPPIAATTMPEHCPKCKGMHFVQDQDTLDTWFSSGLWTFSTLGWPTKTPDLKHFHPTSVMETSWDILFFWVARMIMLSLKFTKQIPFKTVYLHGLVLDKDGKKMSKSKGTGIDPLLMGEKYGTDAVRLALTLGTTAGQDFRLSEEKIAGYRNFINKLWNIGNFVQRQEAAKLDTPKTLSLADKWITQRLNALVANVTKDFHAFRFSEAGQALYDFAWHDLADWYVEIQKVQPNTAVLVHTFETLLTLLHPLTPFITEALWERRHGKADKDLLMIQPWPKAKASSAAAAKQFETIRTLVTEIRNVRANHKIAPATTLPLQLAGESLAVVRQAQAIIERLTRTQVNVVKKLSQKAHGHTGGLSFWLELPQATKASVDKEVAQLQQYISALEKKLSNAAFTAHAPAAVVAGEKQKLAAAKEKLQHIQGA, encoded by the coding sequence ATGGCCAACGAAGCGTACAATCCGCTGGGCGTGGAAGAGCTTATCTACAAGCGCTGGGAAGCGTCTGGGTATTTCAATCCCGACAATTTGCTTGGGAAGCGTACCAAATCTTTTTCCATTGCCATGCCGCCGTCCAATGTGACTGGTGAATTGCACCTGGGACATGCTGAGGGCTTCACCATCCAAGACGCCCTGACGCGCTTCCACCGCATGCTCGGCGAACGCGCACTCTGGTTGCCAGGCACCGACCACGCCGGCATTTCCACGCAGATTATGGTGGAACGCCTGCTGCAGAAAGAGGGCATCAGCCGGCACGAAATTGGTCGGGAAAAATTCCTGAAGCACGTGTGGCGGTGGAAGCAGAAGTACGGCACGCGCATAACGGACCAAACCCGGAAGATTGGCGCGTCGTGCGACTGGTCCCGCGAGCACTTCACCATGGATCCGGCGCTCACCCAGGCCGTACAAAAAGCGTTCATCCAACTCTTCAACGAGAAGCTTATCTACCGCGGTGAGCGGCTCATCAACTGGTGTAGCCGGTGCCAAACCGCGCTCTCGGATTTGGAAGTGAAGCACGTGCAGGAAGCAGGACACCTCTACTACATCACCTACGGTCCCTTCACCGTAGCCACCACCCGGCCGGAGACCAAAGTGGGAGATACCGCCTTGGCCGTGAACCCCAGCGACAAGCGCTACAAAAAATATATTGGCAAGCACGTGACGTTCACCACGGAGTCAGGTGACAAAACCTTGCCGGTCATTGGCGACAAGCTTGTTGACCCAAAATTTGGCACGGGCGTGGTGAAAGTCACCCCAGCGCACGACCCCGCAGACTGGGAAATGGGGGAGCGGCACAAGCTGCCCATTGTCCAGGTGATTGGCGAGGATAACCGCATGACCACCCACGCGGGACACTATGCGCTGCTGCTCATTTCCGAAGCGCGAGACCGGATTGTGGCTGACCTGCAGGCCAAAGGCTTGCTGCAGAAAGTGGAGCCATACACTTCCAATGTGCCGCACTGCGACCGGTGCGGTTCGGTGGTCCAACCTTTGGTGTCCAAGCAGTGGTTTTTGAAAATGCAATCTCTGGCCAAGCCCGCCATTGCCGCGGTGCGCAACGGAAAAATTACCATTCTCCCCAAGCGTTTTGAAAAAGTGTACTTCCACTGGATGACCAACATCCGGGACTGGTGCATTTCCCGCCAGCTATGGTGGGGCCACCAAATTCCCGTCTGGTACTGCCGAACCGAACAAGGGCAACCCAACACCTGTCCGCCCATTGCCGCCACGACCATGCCAGAACACTGCCCCAAGTGCAAAGGCATGCACTTCGTGCAAGACCAAGACACCTTGGACACCTGGTTCTCCTCGGGCTTGTGGACGTTCTCTACCCTGGGCTGGCCGACGAAGACTCCTGACCTGAAGCACTTCCACCCCACGTCGGTGATGGAAACCAGCTGGGACATTCTCTTCTTCTGGGTCGCACGCATGATCATGCTCTCCCTGAAGTTCACCAAGCAAATCCCATTCAAAACCGTGTACCTCCACGGCTTGGTGCTGGATAAGGACGGCAAAAAAATGTCCAAGTCCAAAGGCACGGGCATTGACCCCTTGCTCATGGGCGAGAAGTACGGTACAGATGCCGTCCGCTTGGCACTGACTCTGGGCACCACGGCTGGCCAAGACTTCCGCCTGTCCGAAGAGAAAATTGCCGGCTACCGGAACTTCATCAACAAGCTCTGGAACATTGGGAACTTTGTTCAGCGCCAAGAGGCGGCAAAGCTCGACACCCCCAAAACGCTGTCATTAGCAGACAAGTGGATAACCCAACGGCTGAACGCTTTGGTAGCCAACGTGACCAAAGACTTCCACGCCTTCCGCTTTTCCGAAGCCGGCCAAGCCCTGTACGACTTTGCCTGGCATGACCTGGCTGACTGGTACGTGGAAATCCAAAAGGTCCAGCCCAACACTGCGGTGCTCGTACACACTTTTGAGACGCTACTCACCCTTCTGCACCCGCTCACGCCTTTCATTACGGAAGCGCTGTGGGAACGCCGGCATGGAAAAGCTGACAAAGATTTACTCATGATCCAACCTTGGCCCAAGGCCAAAGCGAGTTCTGCTGCCGCGGCAAAGCAGTTTGAAACAATCCGAACTCTGGTCACGGAAATCCGGAATGTCCGCGCCAATCACAAAATCGCGCCGGCAACAACGCTCCCGTTGCAATTGGCTGGCGAAAGCCTGGCGGTGGTTCGTCAGGCGCAAGCAATTATTGAACGTCTGACACGGACGCAGGTCAACGTGGTGAAAAAGCTCAGCCAGAAAGCCCATGGCCATACTGGGGGATTGAGCTTCTGGTTGGAACTCCCGCAAGCAACCAAAGCATCGGTAGACAAAGAGGTTGCTCAGCTCCAGCAGTACATTTCGGCTTTGGAAAAGAAGCTAAGCAACGCCGCGTTCACCGCCCACGCTCCAGCTGCGGTTGTCGCAGGGGAGAAGCAGAAGCTGGCCGCGGCAAAGGAAAAATTGCAGCATATCCAGGGCGCATAA
- a CDS encoding radical SAM protein yields MSEISPEFENQDDVQPLPEHEEARKAWPNIPETFPEGFPPGYRPWVDGWAFSLEKMKEKNADGTYKLLTLDLSISEEEYIERVNSGPAESLSERAEKEYKCDIRCKHCFECKTDTNNPLMTFDEVKGVVERAKALGLETVKFLGPGELLHNPKLFEILDYFEQEGITISIFTKGVILGDDTLAEKNFHLSASELCNKIASYSTARLLVGFTSASPDVEQARIGSTIQDFSEKRNRGLENATEAGMNSNPQLQRMALICAPVLRDNIDEVLAIYQWGAKRNIPTVVAPTMVSGKGQEQPEVTDTDFKERRLVDLYASIYEWMVREGIMTLDDVKQESVSPYAGYACNQFINGMFIRKDGRVQACPGNESYVFRYSNDIRKENLAEVWKHSVGYKKREQLVESGKITLTQPCYAKTEGELMLGNKPGSIPKDFYESVLRRLEVRLGAPQPEANEPFEV; encoded by the coding sequence ATGAGTGAAATATCACCTGAATTCGAAAATCAAGATGATGTGCAGCCACTTCCTGAGCATGAAGAGGCGCGAAAGGCATGGCCGAATATCCCCGAAACTTTTCCTGAGGGATTCCCGCCTGGTTACCGTCCGTGGGTAGACGGCTGGGCTTTTTCTTTGGAGAAAATGAAAGAGAAGAATGCTGATGGTACCTACAAACTCCTCACCCTGGATTTGAGTATTAGTGAGGAGGAGTACATTGAGCGCGTCAATAGTGGACCGGCGGAATCACTAAGCGAGCGCGCGGAAAAAGAGTACAAGTGTGATATTCGTTGCAAGCACTGCTTTGAATGCAAAACAGACACCAATAACCCGCTCATGACATTCGACGAGGTGAAGGGCGTGGTCGAGCGCGCGAAAGCACTGGGGCTCGAAACGGTAAAATTTTTGGGACCCGGCGAACTGCTCCACAACCCAAAGCTTTTTGAGATTCTGGACTACTTCGAACAGGAGGGTATTACCATTTCTATTTTTACCAAAGGAGTTATCCTGGGTGACGATACATTAGCTGAAAAGAATTTTCACCTGTCCGCAAGCGAGTTGTGCAATAAAATTGCATCGTATAGTACCGCGCGATTATTGGTTGGGTTTACCTCTGCTTCTCCTGACGTAGAGCAAGCGCGCATTGGTTCCACCATTCAAGACTTCAGTGAGAAGCGGAATCGAGGCCTAGAAAATGCAACGGAAGCAGGTATGAACAGTAACCCCCAGTTGCAGCGGATGGCACTCATTTGCGCGCCGGTGCTCCGGGATAATATTGACGAGGTCCTTGCTATTTACCAGTGGGGAGCGAAGAGAAATATTCCCACGGTTGTAGCGCCAACTATGGTGAGTGGGAAAGGGCAGGAGCAACCGGAAGTGACTGACACTGATTTTAAAGAACGCAGGCTTGTTGATCTGTATGCCAGCATTTACGAATGGATGGTACGTGAGGGCATTATGACGCTTGATGACGTGAAACAGGAAAGTGTTTCTCCCTATGCGGGGTATGCATGCAATCAATTCATTAATGGTATGTTCATACGGAAAGACGGACGGGTGCAGGCATGCCCAGGCAACGAAAGTTACGTTTTCCGATACAGCAACGATATCCGCAAGGAAAATCTTGCTGAGGTGTGGAAGCACAGTGTTGGCTACAAGAAGCGAGAGCAGCTTGTGGAGAGTGGGAAAATTACCCTCACGCAGCCGTGCTACGCGAAGACCGAGGGCGAGCTTATGCTTGGGAATAAACCTGGCTCTATTCCAAAAGATTTCTACGAATCAGTTCTCCGCCGACTGGAGGTACGGTTGGGTGCACCGCAACCAGAAGCAAACGAACCATTTGAAGTGTAA
- the tsaD gene encoding tRNA (adenosine(37)-N6)-threonylcarbamoyltransferase complex transferase subunit TsaD — MHILGIETSCDDTSIAVVDVGRTGFAVQSMVTASQVLTHQKTGGVVPEVAAREHAATIMPTLMEALRRARKSLAAIDAIAVTSGPGLSTALLVGVETARTLAFATGKTLIGVNHIAGHVASAWLGPIVPKLPALALVVSGGHTELLWIAPTKNTATRLPQGIHGWGKVSLIGCTRDDAAGEAFDKTAKMLGLPYPGGPALSKLAERGKPNIDLPRPMLHEANAEFSFAGLKTAVRRYLELHPKLTLQQRANLAASVQQAIVDVLVGKTVREVKTRKPASVILGGGVAANAPLRSALGKALLPEHTPLHVAPLAYTMDNGAMIAVAGAFSLAAGHRTPWDKIEVDPMWELGR, encoded by the coding sequence ATGCATATTCTTGGAATTGAGACGAGCTGCGACGACACCTCCATAGCTGTGGTGGATGTGGGGCGAACCGGCTTTGCCGTGCAGAGCATGGTCACCGCCTCCCAAGTGCTCACGCATCAAAAGACTGGTGGGGTGGTGCCCGAAGTTGCCGCACGTGAGCATGCAGCAACCATTATGCCCACACTGATGGAAGCCCTCCGTCGCGCCCGAAAATCATTAGCTGCTATAGACGCAATTGCCGTCACCTCTGGACCAGGTTTGTCTACCGCATTACTCGTGGGCGTGGAGACCGCCCGCACGCTGGCTTTTGCCACTGGGAAAACCCTCATTGGCGTAAACCACATTGCCGGGCACGTGGCCAGTGCGTGGCTGGGTCCAATTGTTCCCAAACTTCCTGCCTTAGCATTGGTGGTTTCGGGTGGGCATACAGAACTTTTGTGGATTGCACCAACCAAAAATACAGCCACGCGTTTGCCTCAGGGCATCCACGGGTGGGGGAAAGTGAGCCTCATTGGCTGCACGCGGGATGACGCGGCCGGCGAAGCGTTTGATAAAACGGCGAAGATGTTGGGACTCCCATACCCCGGCGGCCCAGCGCTGAGCAAACTTGCCGAGCGTGGAAAACCAAATATCGATCTGCCCAGACCAATGCTCCATGAGGCGAACGCGGAATTCAGCTTTGCGGGTTTGAAAACTGCCGTGCGCCGGTACCTGGAGCTCCACCCGAAACTCACTCTGCAGCAGCGCGCGAACTTGGCCGCGTCTGTGCAACAGGCAATTGTGGATGTGCTGGTTGGCAAAACCGTACGCGAAGTAAAGACGCGGAAACCCGCCAGCGTCATTCTGGGTGGTGGCGTGGCAGCGAATGCGCCACTTCGAAGCGCGCTTGGCAAAGCATTGCTGCCCGAGCATACCCCGCTGCACGTAGCTCCGCTTGCCTACACCATGGACAACGGCGCCATGATCGCCGTGGCTGGTGCCTTCAGCCTGGCTGCTGGCCACCGCACACCGTGGGATAAGATTGAAGTTGACCCCATGTGGGAGTTGGGACGGTAG
- a CDS encoding NUDIX domain-containing protein, whose product MTNIALPNSIPPVFRAIIPHVRHQEGLCPTFEYLLLKRSPTADRDKDQFECPGGVAQPTEMNPLQTYIRETFEETGLKVTRVVQEIFSYEVPYAIDGSFAAGLVRKVHFAIVEVLPPFVIVLSSEHVDSAWMTIDEILRTPMEHIRRGSARAIILADRSVLTPRFLAAEQKKMSANRLAL is encoded by the coding sequence GTGACCAACATTGCATTGCCCAACAGTATTCCGCCTGTCTTCCGAGCAATAATCCCCCACGTGCGACACCAGGAAGGCCTGTGCCCCACCTTTGAGTACTTGCTCCTCAAGCGTTCGCCTACTGCTGATCGGGATAAGGATCAGTTTGAATGTCCCGGCGGCGTCGCACAGCCAACGGAAATGAATCCGCTGCAAACGTATATCCGAGAGACCTTCGAAGAAACCGGCCTGAAGGTTACACGCGTGGTGCAGGAAATTTTTTCGTACGAAGTCCCCTACGCCATTGACGGATCCTTTGCCGCCGGCCTGGTACGGAAAGTACATTTTGCAATTGTGGAAGTACTCCCGCCGTTTGTTATTGTCCTGAGTTCGGAGCATGTGGATAGTGCATGGATGACTATTGATGAGATCCTGCGCACCCCAATGGAACACATTCGCAGGGGTTCTGCGCGGGCAATCATCCTTGCGGATCGATCAGTGCTCACCCCACGCTTTTTGGCCGCTGAGCAGAAAAAAATGTCCGCAAATCGACTCGCTCTTTAA
- a CDS encoding NUDIX domain-containing protein translates to MTQPSIIQKVGGIITKDKRLLVVRKKTADNRSEFIIPGGRKEGDESHQETLTRELMEELGVTLRGMRLFGSFDETAVFENIPLHMDVYYAEVEGEPTPHSEIKEYMWIDRAYADHGIVLGSVLAKHVVPKLVAEGVL, encoded by the coding sequence ATGACCCAGCCATCAATTATCCAAAAAGTCGGCGGCATTATCACCAAGGACAAACGGTTGCTGGTGGTGCGGAAGAAGACCGCGGACAATCGGTCGGAGTTTATTATTCCCGGTGGTCGCAAGGAAGGAGATGAGTCGCACCAGGAAACGTTGACGAGGGAACTTATGGAAGAGTTAGGCGTTACCCTGCGTGGCATGCGGCTGTTTGGGAGTTTTGACGAAACGGCAGTATTTGAAAATATTCCATTGCACATGGATGTGTACTACGCGGAGGTCGAAGGCGAACCTACTCCCCACTCGGAAATTAAGGAGTACATGTGGATTGACCGGGCGTATGCTGACCACGGCATTGTGCTGGGGTCGGTATTGGCCAAGCACGTGGTACCGAAATTGGTTGCAGAAGGCGTGCTGTAG
- a CDS encoding methyltransferase — MDYPEWSKKVEQQFAKMRKHATPYEVEIFGKKILVLPEVFSPKYFTDSAYFANVIPKLVQKQKLLEIGTGTGIVAVFAALHGATVTATDINPAAVQNCLLNAQRFAVQMDVRESNLFAAFRNEEKFDFIFWNHPFNRAESPVTDILLQSGFDENYNALQQFLKEAPAFLTASGVVLIGTSAYARLDEIENHAKRLGYSIRIVDTKGMLMAEGEKDLTVHRVYACTPKK, encoded by the coding sequence ATGGACTACCCAGAATGGTCAAAAAAAGTAGAGCAACAATTTGCAAAAATGCGGAAGCACGCCACGCCTTATGAAGTGGAAATTTTTGGAAAAAAGATTTTGGTGCTCCCTGAAGTTTTTTCCCCCAAATACTTTACAGATAGTGCGTATTTCGCAAACGTAATCCCAAAACTTGTTCAGAAACAAAAATTGCTGGAGATTGGGACTGGAACGGGCATCGTTGCGGTCTTTGCTGCGTTACATGGTGCAACGGTAACTGCCACCGATATCAATCCAGCCGCTGTCCAAAACTGTTTACTCAATGCTCAGAGATTTGCCGTACAAATGGACGTAAGGGAAAGTAATTTATTTGCTGCCTTCCGGAATGAAGAAAAGTTTGACTTCATTTTCTGGAATCACCCTTTTAACCGGGCGGAGTCGCCGGTTACGGACATTCTTCTGCAATCAGGCTTTGATGAGAACTACAACGCACTGCAACAATTCTTGAAGGAAGCACCAGCTTTTCTTACAGCATCAGGAGTTGTGCTCATTGGAACGAGTGCGTATGCGCGTTTGGACGAAATTGAAAACCATGCGAAGCGACTTGGCTACAGCATACGAATTGTTGATACAAAGGGAATGCTCATGGCAGAGGGAGAAAAAGATCTCACAGTACATAGGGTATACGCCTGCACCCCAAAAAAGTGA
- a CDS encoding SEC-C metal-binding domain-containing protein, with the protein MTKKIGRNDPCHCGSGKKYKKCHHDADNNPPTPEDFQAVKKYILDMQAEQSRLQAQGYFLPHVQSIFQGKRVRAVGSRLFHSLPIEQTFHEFLIDILAVTLGRAWIKDQLQLPSVQQHFITQCYIHFQAWKQKNATAQNSENKKWSAIPDGWSRSLLSLAFDIYCLQHRAKLPVRLLNRLKDQNQYQGARYEVAIASLFTQLGFTIEFLDRSKPQTRHCEFIATHQERGIRVAVEAKSRHRPGVIHTPGVMHEEQLIRGDVGRLIKSAMTQNPGDMPFMIFIDINCILTPGLNFPDKPWFMDIRNNVEELGEHDEKNPASENALYITNFSFHYQTDKEADPAEHVAIIERFTKHPLPDMEIYNLLHNGLTHYGQVPNLE; encoded by the coding sequence ATGACAAAAAAAATTGGTCGGAATGATCCATGCCATTGTGGCAGTGGGAAGAAGTATAAAAAATGTCATCATGATGCTGATAACAATCCTCCGACTCCTGAGGATTTTCAGGCTGTTAAAAAATACATTCTTGACATGCAGGCTGAGCAATCACGACTTCAAGCACAAGGGTACTTTCTCCCACACGTACAAAGTATTTTTCAAGGTAAACGAGTTAGAGCAGTTGGTTCAAGATTGTTCCACTCTCTTCCAATAGAACAAACTTTTCATGAGTTTCTGATAGATATTCTCGCAGTTACTTTAGGACGGGCATGGATAAAGGATCAGCTACAATTACCTTCTGTGCAGCAACACTTTATTACTCAATGTTACATACATTTCCAAGCATGGAAACAAAAGAATGCTACTGCTCAAAATTCTGAAAATAAAAAATGGAGCGCAATTCCTGATGGTTGGAGCAGGTCTCTATTGTCTTTAGCTTTTGATATTTACTGCCTTCAGCATCGTGCCAAACTTCCCGTACGTTTGTTGAATAGATTGAAAGACCAAAATCAATACCAGGGCGCACGCTATGAAGTAGCAATCGCGTCTTTATTTACTCAACTTGGATTCACCATTGAGTTTCTTGATAGGAGCAAGCCACAAACGAGACATTGCGAGTTCATAGCAACCCATCAAGAGAGAGGAATAAGAGTCGCTGTAGAAGCGAAGAGTCGTCATAGACCTGGTGTTATCCATACACCTGGAGTAATGCATGAAGAGCAGTTAATCCGTGGAGATGTTGGTAGGTTAATCAAATCCGCAATGACGCAAAATCCAGGTGACATGCCATTTATGATCTTTATTGATATTAACTGCATTTTAACGCCTGGATTAAATTTCCCCGATAAGCCCTGGTTTATGGATATCCGAAACAATGTTGAAGAATTGGGCGAACATGATGAAAAAAATCCCGCAAGCGAGAATGCCTTATATATAACTAATTTTTCATTTCACTACCAAACTGATAAAGAGGCTGACCCAGCAGAGCATGTAGCAATTATCGAGCGCTTTACTAAGCACCCTTTGCCCGACATGGAAATATACAATCTACTACACAATGGGCTCACACATTATGGGCAGGTGCCAAATTTAGAGTAG
- a CDS encoding restriction endonuclease, producing MGYFEEKKNELNNILRLIASEKSSYELYLKSEKQERNVGIAWYKKLEEGVHQMARERQQGFPWLANAYKELFKARDAAQSDYLRRKKHPAIQASEVVKEQSRLRREAEKEARIAKYIIEYYESIAPFLVDLKEEVDVPTEEDRKMFAEYSDEEKVDQVTQYLSKEEYRKLPSVERNQMALDRFWKRPKSSWLIGRIYERYIGFLFEAEGYDVEYVGILKGFEDLGRDLICRKGKDFIIVQCKNWAQFRTIYEKHIFQFFGTVFQYKDKNPDKKVRAIFYTATKLSDLARRFASELHIELKENLPLDKQYPCIKCNISKVDSTKIYHLPFDQQYDKTKIETRKGEFYCATVEEAEDKGFRRAFKYRGGKKAS from the coding sequence ATGGGATATTTTGAAGAAAAGAAAAACGAACTTAATAACATTCTTAGGTTAATCGCCTCAGAAAAATCATCCTACGAACTATATTTAAAATCTGAAAAACAAGAACGTAATGTCGGTATTGCATGGTATAAAAAACTTGAAGAGGGTGTGCATCAAATGGCTCGAGAACGCCAACAGGGATTTCCATGGCTAGCAAATGCTTATAAAGAGTTATTTAAAGCCCGTGACGCAGCCCAGTCTGATTACTTAAGAAGAAAAAAACATCCCGCAATCCAAGCCAGTGAGGTTGTGAAAGAACAGTCAAGATTACGACGTGAAGCAGAGAAAGAAGCTCGTATCGCAAAGTACATAATTGAATACTATGAATCGATAGCTCCTTTTCTTGTTGATTTAAAAGAAGAGGTTGATGTTCCAACTGAAGAGGATCGGAAAATGTTCGCGGAGTACTCTGATGAAGAAAAGGTAGATCAGGTTACTCAATATCTCTCAAAGGAAGAATACCGTAAACTCCCAAGTGTTGAACGGAATCAAATGGCTCTGGATCGATTTTGGAAACGCCCAAAATCATCCTGGTTAATTGGTAGGATTTATGAACGGTACATTGGATTTCTATTTGAAGCAGAGGGATATGATGTTGAGTATGTGGGTATACTAAAAGGCTTCGAGGATCTAGGGCGCGATTTGATCTGTCGAAAAGGTAAAGACTTTATAATTGTGCAATGTAAAAATTGGGCACAATTTAGAACTATATATGAAAAACACATTTTTCAATTTTTTGGCACGGTTTTCCAATACAAAGATAAAAATCCAGATAAAAAAGTTCGTGCGATTTTCTACACTGCAACTAAGCTTTCCGATCTCGCTCGCCGTTTTGCATCTGAGCTTCATATCGAATTAAAAGAAAACTTACCATTAGATAAACAATACCCCTGTATTAAGTGCAACATTTCAAAGGTAGATAGTACAAAGATATATCATCTTCCTTTCGACCAGCAATACGATAAAACTAAAATAGAAACACGAAAGGGTGAGTTCTATTGCGCTACTGTCGAAGAGGCTGAAGACAAAGGCTTTAGGAGGGCCTTTAAGTATCGCGGGGGTAAGAAGGCTAGCTAG
- a CDS encoding topoisomerase DNA-binding C4 zinc finger domain-containing protein — MYVFWAIVAIIIIWSVVKHFVDKHRQKLRDQAAFEVAGNLDTATLVSEIVQLGPSIMPDEVNEKVKGRGFIHQMLLEKNDNRLKCPNDGGTLIPRSGRYGAFWGCANYPSCSYTKNKL, encoded by the coding sequence ATGTACGTATTTTGGGCAATTGTAGCCATAATTATAATTTGGAGTGTTGTTAAACATTTCGTTGACAAACATCGTCAAAAGCTTCGAGATCAAGCTGCTTTTGAGGTTGCTGGTAATTTAGACACAGCCACTTTAGTTTCAGAAATTGTTCAACTCGGGCCATCTATCATGCCGGACGAGGTCAATGAAAAAGTTAAGGGCAGAGGATTTATTCATCAAATGCTGCTTGAGAAAAATGATAACCGACTAAAATGCCCAAATGACGGAGGTACGTTGATACCAAGAAGCGGGCGGTATGGTGCATTTTGGGGATGCGCTAATTACCCATCATGCAGCTATACAAAAAATAAACTATAA
- a CDS encoding permease prefix domain 1-containing protein, which produces MPTPQTEQLEEQINQWRNFLQRHQVIQATDVAELEDHLREHITGLTDAGLAADEAFLIAVKRMGNLDALSKEFAREHSDRLWKQLVLTSPDAEHSKRGSRRETAVAFGLAIVAGLLVKLPTIFGLDIEHDESFYMRNISFFVLPILAAYFIWKRGVSRQTIIPAAIGFVIGAIGANAYPFLAGGSTEALTSLHVPIAMWLIVGLAYAGKRWRDVAGRMDFIRYTGELLIYYVLIALGGGVLTGFLFAIFQSIGFNVEPIVGTWIIPCGAAGAVIIGSWLVEAKQSVIENMAPVLTRLFTPLFAIVLVVFLVTIVVSGHGIDVDRNILIAFDLLLVVVLGLLVYSISARAPLAPRNAFDVLQVVLLVSALLADAVALWAIASRISEFGFSPNRVAALGENFILLVNLAWSTVLYVRFLRGRGTFAHIERWQTNYIPVYAAWASLVIFLFPPLFGFK; this is translated from the coding sequence ATGCCAACACCCCAGACCGAACAGCTTGAGGAGCAAATCAATCAGTGGCGAAACTTCCTCCAGCGCCACCAAGTTATCCAGGCAACCGACGTGGCCGAACTGGAAGACCATCTGCGCGAGCACATCACCGGGCTGACCGATGCCGGCTTAGCTGCGGATGAAGCGTTTCTGATTGCCGTCAAGCGGATGGGGAATCTGGATGCACTGTCCAAAGAATTCGCCCGGGAGCATTCGGATCGGCTGTGGAAGCAGCTCGTGCTCACTTCTCCGGATGCAGAGCACTCCAAGCGGGGGAGCCGCAGAGAAACAGCCGTCGCTTTTGGCTTGGCGATAGTCGCGGGCTTACTGGTGAAGCTTCCGACGATCTTCGGCCTGGATATTGAGCATGATGAAAGTTTCTACATGCGGAATATCAGCTTCTTCGTCCTGCCCATCTTGGCTGCCTACTTCATCTGGAAGCGGGGCGTCTCTCGTCAGACGATCATTCCCGCGGCTATTGGGTTTGTCATTGGTGCGATAGGTGCGAACGCCTACCCTTTCCTGGCCGGCGGCTCCACCGAAGCTCTCACCAGCTTGCACGTGCCCATTGCAATGTGGCTCATTGTGGGTCTGGCCTATGCCGGAAAACGCTGGCGTGACGTTGCCGGCCGCATGGACTTCATCCGCTACACAGGCGAGCTGCTCATTTACTACGTGCTCATTGCCTTGGGTGGCGGCGTGCTCACTGGCTTTCTCTTTGCGATTTTTCAGTCAATCGGTTTCAATGTAGAGCCAATTGTTGGCACCTGGATTATCCCGTGCGGTGCAGCGGGAGCGGTTATCATTGGCTCGTGGTTGGTGGAAGCGAAGCAGAGTGTGATTGAAAACATGGCGCCAGTGTTAACCCGGCTGTTCACGCCCCTCTTCGCCATCGTCTTGGTGGTGTTCCTGGTCACCATCGTGGTGTCAGGCCATGGCATAGACGTTGACCGCAACATCCTCATTGCCTTCGATTTGCTCTTAGTGGTCGTCCTTGGCTTGCTGGTCTACTCCATCTCCGCCCGCGCCCCGCTGGCCCCTCGCAACGCCTTTGATGTCTTGCAAGTGGTCCTGCTGGTGAGCGCCCTCTTGGCCGATGCAGTGGCACTGTGGGCAATTGCCTCGCGCATCTCTGAATTCGGCTTTAGCCCAAACCGGGTTGCGGCCTTGGGCGAAAATTTTATCTTGCTCGTCAATCTTGCGTGGTCAACCGTGCTGTACGTGCGTTTCCTCCGCGGGCGGGGGACGTTCGCGCACATTGAGCGATGGCAAACGAACTACATACCGGTCTATGCAGCCTGGGCTTCCCTTGTCATCTTCCTCTTCCCACCACTCTTCGGGTTCAAGTAA